One genomic region from Streptomyces sp. Li-HN-5-11 encodes:
- a CDS encoding vitamin K epoxide reductase family protein, which yields MIHPPARTPNAATAQHVQGAGASRGTGLVMLVAGTLGWLASFQLAVDDWRLLKDPSYQPPCNISPVVSCGSVMSSPEGSVFGFPNMLLGLGAFAAVAVLGAAVLAGTRLHRRLWLALAAGALAGVVFVHWLIVQSLYELNKICPYCAVVWVVTIALFWCVTLHCVNHGIFPVPHSLLVLLRDTHWMLLGAWYGVIALLVLTRFWPYWSSLT from the coding sequence GTGATCCACCCACCGGCCCGCACGCCGAACGCCGCGACCGCGCAGCATGTCCAGGGGGCGGGCGCGAGCCGCGGCACCGGTCTGGTGATGCTCGTTGCCGGCACCCTCGGCTGGCTCGCCTCCTTCCAACTCGCCGTGGACGACTGGCGGCTGCTCAAGGACCCCTCCTACCAACCGCCGTGCAACATCAGCCCGGTGGTGAGCTGTGGCAGCGTCATGTCCAGCCCCGAGGGCAGCGTGTTCGGCTTCCCCAACATGCTGCTCGGCCTGGGTGCGTTCGCCGCCGTGGCCGTCCTGGGTGCCGCCGTGCTCGCCGGGACACGCCTGCACCGGCGGCTGTGGCTCGCGCTGGCCGCCGGGGCGCTGGCGGGGGTCGTGTTCGTGCACTGGCTGATCGTGCAGTCGCTGTACGAGCTGAACAAGATCTGCCCCTACTGCGCCGTCGTCTGGGTCGTCACCATCGCCCTCTTCTGGTGCGTGACTCTGCACTGCGTCAACCACGGGATCTTTCCGGTCCCCCACAGCCTCCTCGTACTCCTGCGGGACACGCACTGGATGCTGCTCGGCGCCTGGTACGGGGTAATCGCCCTGCTCGTGCTCACCCGGTTCTGGCCGTACTGGAGCAGCCTGACGTAA
- a CDS encoding nitrate reductase subunit alpha: protein MENQKARPGQSRAEGSWPLAARRLLSRREVSADGRAVFGEADPKWEGFYRDRWAHDKVVRSTHGVNCTGSCSWMVYVKDGIITWEHQATDYPSIGTDCPEYEPRGCPRGASFSWYTYSPSRVRYPYIRGALLKLWREARRRLGDPVAAWAEITGDPAKARAYKRARGKGGLVRADWDEVAELVAAAQVHTIKEYGPDRVAGFSPIPAMSMASFAAGSRFMSLIGGTLLSFYDWYADLPVASPQVFGDQTDVPEAADWWNAGYLVMWGSNIPVTRTPDAHFLTETRYNGTKVVAVSPDYADNVKFADEWMAPHPGTDGALAMAMGHVILREFLVDREVPYFQDYLRKFTDAPFLVTLREHEHGLVPDGFLTAADLGHDTEHAESKTVLLDSATGNAVVPNGSLGFRWGEAEQGRWNLDLGHVVPELSLLESAEDTVRVALPRFDEGATEGGSVMVRGVPVRRIGGRIVTTVFDLMLAQYGVARPGLPGVWPLAYDDPSQPYTPAWQETITSVPAAQAARIAREFARNAERTQGRSMIAMGAGTNHWFHSDTIYRAFLALTTMTGCQGVNGGGWAHYVGQEKVRPLTGFQHLAFAFDWQRPTRHMAGTSYWYLNSGQWRYEAFGPDELASPLGAGRFKGKAFADTLAQAVRLGWTPGHPGFNRNPLDLADEAAAQGRGVAEHVVDELKSGRLRFAVEDPDAPANFPRVLTVWRANLLGSSGKGNEYFLRHLLGTDAAVRSAETPPEGRPKEVVWREEAPEGKLDLLVCMDFRMTSTGLMADVVLPAATWYEKDDLSSTDMHPFVHAFTPAIAPPWQARTDYDTFLTIADRFSELAAEHLGTRTDVLAVPLTHDTPDELAQPGGAVRDWKAGECEPVPGRTMPKLVTVERDYAAVAQKMRAVGPLLDTLGTTTKGVTVHPDREIDELRHRCGTVRDGIAEGRPSLATASDMCEAILALSGTTNGRLATEGFRELERQTGSEGLVELAAEREAERITFADTRTQPRAVMTSYEWSGSETGGRRYSPFVINVEHKKPWHTLTGRQHFFVQHDWMTELGEQLPVYRPPLNTPRHYGDEQLHEAGRAEVTVRYLTPHSKWSIHSNYQDNKYMLDLSRGGPVIWMSTEDAEKIGVKDNEWIEAYNRNGVVAARSVVTHRMPEGTVYMYHAQDRTVNVPKTEVSGKRGGIHNSLTRLLLKPTHLAGGYAQFTYAFNYYGPTGNQRDEVTVIRRRSQQVEY, encoded by the coding sequence ATGGAGAATCAGAAGGCACGGCCAGGACAGTCGCGCGCCGAAGGAAGCTGGCCGCTGGCCGCGCGCAGGCTGCTGAGCCGCCGTGAGGTCTCGGCCGACGGACGCGCCGTGTTCGGCGAAGCCGACCCGAAGTGGGAGGGCTTCTACCGGGACCGCTGGGCCCACGACAAGGTGGTCCGCTCCACGCACGGAGTCAACTGCACCGGGTCCTGCTCGTGGATGGTGTACGTCAAGGACGGCATCATCACCTGGGAGCACCAGGCCACCGACTACCCGTCGATCGGCACCGACTGCCCCGAGTACGAGCCCCGTGGCTGCCCGCGTGGAGCGTCGTTCTCCTGGTACACCTACTCGCCCAGCCGGGTGCGCTACCCCTACATTCGTGGCGCGCTGCTGAAGTTGTGGCGTGAGGCCCGGCGGCGGCTCGGTGACCCGGTGGCGGCCTGGGCGGAGATCACCGGGGATCCGGCGAAGGCCCGGGCGTACAAGCGGGCCCGCGGCAAGGGCGGGCTGGTTCGCGCCGACTGGGACGAGGTGGCCGAGCTGGTCGCCGCCGCCCAGGTGCACACCATCAAGGAGTACGGCCCCGACCGGGTCGCGGGCTTCTCCCCCATCCCGGCGATGTCCATGGCCTCCTTCGCCGCCGGTTCCCGGTTTATGTCGTTGATCGGCGGGACGCTGCTGTCCTTCTACGACTGGTACGCCGACCTGCCGGTCGCCTCGCCGCAGGTCTTCGGCGACCAGACCGACGTGCCCGAGGCGGCGGACTGGTGGAACGCGGGCTACCTGGTGATGTGGGGCTCGAACATCCCCGTCACCCGCACCCCCGACGCCCACTTCCTGACCGAGACCCGCTACAACGGCACCAAGGTCGTCGCGGTCAGCCCCGACTACGCGGACAACGTCAAGTTCGCCGACGAGTGGATGGCCCCGCACCCCGGCACGGACGGGGCGCTGGCGATGGCCATGGGCCACGTGATCCTGCGCGAGTTCCTCGTCGACCGCGAAGTGCCCTACTTCCAGGACTACCTGCGGAAGTTCACCGACGCGCCCTTCCTGGTGACGCTGCGCGAGCATGAACACGGTCTGGTCCCGGACGGGTTTCTGACCGCCGCCGACCTCGGACACGACACGGAACACGCGGAGTCCAAGACGGTCCTCCTCGACTCGGCCACCGGCAACGCGGTGGTGCCGAACGGCTCGCTCGGCTTCCGCTGGGGGGAAGCCGAGCAAGGCCGCTGGAACCTCGACCTGGGCCACGTGGTGCCCGAGCTGAGCCTGCTGGAGTCGGCCGAGGACACGGTGCGGGTGGCACTGCCCCGGTTCGACGAGGGCGCCACCGAGGGCGGCTCGGTGATGGTGCGCGGGGTGCCCGTGCGGCGGATCGGCGGGCGGATCGTCACCACCGTCTTCGACCTGATGCTGGCCCAGTACGGTGTGGCCCGGCCCGGTCTGCCAGGTGTCTGGCCGCTGGCGTACGACGACCCGTCCCAGCCGTACACCCCGGCCTGGCAGGAGACGATCACCTCGGTCCCGGCCGCGCAGGCGGCCCGCATCGCCCGCGAGTTCGCCCGCAACGCCGAACGCACCCAGGGCCGTTCCATGATCGCGATGGGCGCGGGCACGAACCACTGGTTCCACTCCGACACCATCTACCGGGCTTTCCTGGCGCTGACCACGATGACCGGCTGCCAGGGCGTCAACGGCGGCGGCTGGGCCCACTACGTCGGCCAGGAGAAGGTCCGTCCGCTGACCGGCTTCCAGCACCTGGCGTTCGCCTTCGACTGGCAGCGGCCCACCCGGCACATGGCCGGCACCTCCTACTGGTATCTGAACTCCGGCCAGTGGCGCTACGAGGCGTTCGGGCCCGACGAGTTGGCCTCACCGCTGGGTGCGGGCCGCTTCAAGGGCAAGGCGTTCGCGGACACCCTCGCGCAGGCGGTACGGCTGGGCTGGACTCCGGGCCACCCCGGCTTCAACCGCAACCCGCTGGACCTGGCCGATGAGGCCGCGGCGCAGGGCCGGGGTGTCGCCGAGCACGTGGTAGACGAGCTGAAGTCGGGCCGGCTGCGATTCGCCGTCGAGGACCCGGACGCCCCGGCCAACTTCCCCCGGGTGCTGACCGTGTGGCGGGCGAACCTGCTCGGCTCCTCCGGCAAGGGCAACGAGTACTTCCTGCGTCACCTGCTGGGCACCGACGCCGCCGTCCGCTCCGCCGAGACCCCGCCCGAAGGACGCCCGAAGGAGGTGGTGTGGCGGGAGGAGGCCCCCGAGGGCAAGCTCGATCTGCTGGTCTGCATGGACTTCCGGATGACCTCGACCGGGCTGATGGCCGACGTGGTCCTGCCCGCGGCGACCTGGTACGAGAAGGACGACCTGTCCAGCACCGACATGCACCCCTTCGTGCACGCCTTCACCCCGGCCATCGCCCCGCCCTGGCAGGCCCGCACGGACTACGACACGTTCCTGACCATCGCCGACAGGTTCAGCGAGCTGGCAGCCGAGCACCTGGGCACCCGCACCGACGTCCTCGCCGTACCGCTCACCCACGACACCCCCGACGAACTCGCCCAGCCCGGCGGCGCCGTACGGGACTGGAAGGCCGGCGAGTGCGAGCCGGTCCCGGGCCGGACGATGCCCAAGCTCGTCACCGTCGAGCGCGACTACGCCGCTGTGGCGCAGAAGATGCGCGCCGTCGGCCCCCTGCTCGACACGCTCGGGACGACCACGAAGGGTGTCACCGTCCACCCCGACCGCGAGATCGACGAGCTGCGGCACCGTTGCGGAACGGTCCGCGACGGGATCGCGGAGGGCCGCCCCTCGCTGGCCACCGCCTCCGACATGTGTGAGGCGATCCTCGCCCTGTCCGGCACCACCAACGGGCGCCTCGCCACGGAGGGCTTCCGGGAGCTGGAGCGGCAGACCGGGAGCGAGGGCCTGGTGGAACTCGCTGCCGAGCGCGAGGCCGAGCGGATCACGTTCGCCGACACCCGCACCCAGCCGCGCGCCGTGATGACCTCGTACGAGTGGTCGGGGTCGGAGACCGGTGGCCGCCGGTACTCGCCGTTCGTCATCAACGTCGAGCACAAGAAGCCCTGGCACACCCTCACCGGACGTCAGCACTTCTTCGTCCAGCACGACTGGATGACGGAGCTGGGCGAACAACTACCCGTCTACCGGCCGCCGTTGAACACACCTCGGCACTACGGGGACGAGCAACTGCACGAAGCCGGCAGGGCGGAGGTCACCGTCCGCTATCTGACCCCGCACTCGAAGTGGTCCATCCACTCCAACTACCAGGACAACAAGTACATGCTCGATCTCTCCCGCGGCGGGCCGGTGATCTGGATGTCCACGGAAGACGCCGAGAAGATCGGCGTGAAGGACAACGAGTGGATCGAGGCCTACAACCGCAACGGCGTCGTCGCCGCCCGATCGGTGGTCACGCACCGGATGCCCGAGGGCACGGTGTACATGTACCACGCCCAGGACCGCACCGTGAACGTCCCGAAGACCGAGGTCAGCGGCAAGCGCGGAGGCATCCACAACTCCCTGACCAGGCTCCTGCTCAAGCCCACCCATCTCGCGGGCGGATACGCCCAGTTCACCTACGCCTTCAACTACTACGGCCCGACCGGCAACCAGCGCGACGAGGTCACGGTCATCCGCCGTCGCAGCCAGCAAGTGGAGTACTGA
- a CDS encoding class I SAM-dependent methyltransferase yields the protein MASTDPRALHKSIPIPGDGLDAARMPGHWLLARLGKRVLRPGGLELTRWMLDALDIRGDDRVVELAAGLGATARLTLERVPAAYTAVDRDPAAVARLGTLAAPGPTEVAAVRGDAADTGLPAGSATVLYGEAMLTMQPEPTKRRIMREAHRLLADTGGRYGIHEMCLLPEDLDPEHAQEITRDLGAAIHVGARPLTPRGWAGLLADEGFTVTARRRTPMALLEPRRLISDEGFTQTLGIAGRALRDPAARRRVLQMRRVFRRHQAHLGAISLIATPTTSTS from the coding sequence ATGGCATCGACGGACCCTCGGGCCCTCCACAAAAGCATCCCCATACCCGGTGACGGACTGGACGCCGCCCGTATGCCCGGCCACTGGCTGCTCGCTCGCCTGGGCAAGCGGGTGCTTCGCCCCGGCGGCCTGGAGCTGACCCGCTGGATGCTGGACGCCCTGGACATCCGAGGCGACGACCGAGTGGTTGAGCTCGCCGCGGGACTCGGAGCCACGGCCCGGCTCACCCTCGAACGCGTCCCGGCCGCCTACACCGCCGTGGACCGCGACCCCGCCGCGGTGGCCCGGCTGGGCACCCTCGCCGCCCCAGGCCCCACCGAGGTGGCCGCCGTGCGAGGGGACGCCGCCGACACCGGTCTGCCGGCCGGCAGCGCCACCGTGCTGTACGGGGAGGCCATGCTGACCATGCAGCCCGAGCCCACCAAACGCCGCATCATGCGAGAGGCACACCGGCTGCTCGCCGACACCGGCGGCCGGTACGGCATCCACGAGATGTGCCTACTGCCCGAGGACCTCGACCCCGAACACGCCCAGGAGATCACAAGGGATCTAGGCGCGGCCATCCACGTCGGCGCCCGCCCCCTGACCCCGCGCGGCTGGGCCGGCCTGCTCGCCGACGAGGGCTTCACCGTCACCGCCCGCCGGCGAACGCCGATGGCCCTGCTCGAACCGCGCCGCCTCATCTCCGACGAAGGGTTCACGCAGACGCTGGGCATCGCCGGCCGGGCCCTGCGCGACCCGGCGGCCCGGCGCCGAGTCCTTCAGATGCGCCGCGTCTTCCGCCGCCACCAGGCCCACCTGGGCGCCATCAGCCTCATCGCCACCCCCACCACGTCGACTTCCTGA
- the narJ gene encoding nitrate reductase molybdenum cofactor assembly chaperone, with product MSPLPSPSAGRLGGSPSVPAVVRTRLRAAVRRPARLTPEEAEARLLVLRLCSLLLQYPDTGLAAARPTLTATVNALPTSSAATELAAFTAWFTGQEPDALERHYVEMFDLRRKSSLYLTYYLHGDTRRRGMALLTLAQRYRAAGWEIDNGELPDHLPVVLEFAALAGPGTGEAPLRQHHRGLELIHRALTDADSPYRHVLAALLSLLPPASEADLRAVAELAAQGPPNEDVGLDPYGSGAFAPPGTFVPPEQAPPTRVPPVSSPEGIR from the coding sequence GTGAGCCCGCTGCCCTCCCCCAGCGCTGGACGCCTGGGGGGATCCCCATCCGTTCCCGCCGTCGTCCGCACCCGTCTGCGAGCGGCCGTACGCCGCCCGGCCCGACTCACGCCCGAAGAGGCCGAGGCCCGCCTCCTGGTGCTACGGCTGTGCTCGCTACTGCTGCAGTACCCGGACACCGGACTCGCCGCCGCCCGGCCCACGCTCACCGCCACCGTCAACGCGTTGCCCACCTCGTCGGCCGCCACCGAACTGGCCGCCTTCACCGCCTGGTTCACCGGGCAGGAACCCGACGCACTGGAACGGCACTACGTCGAGATGTTCGACCTGCGCCGCAAGAGCAGCCTCTACCTCACCTACTACCTGCACGGCGACACCCGCCGCCGAGGCATGGCCCTGCTCACCCTGGCCCAGCGGTACCGGGCCGCCGGCTGGGAGATCGACAACGGAGAGCTGCCCGACCACCTGCCGGTCGTCCTGGAGTTCGCCGCCCTCGCCGGTCCCGGAACGGGCGAGGCGCCGCTGCGGCAGCACCACCGCGGCCTGGAACTCATCCACCGAGCCCTGACGGACGCGGACTCCCCCTACCGGCACGTCCTGGCCGCCCTGCTCAGCCTCCTGCCCCCGGCGAGCGAAGCCGACCTGAGGGCGGTTGCCGAACTGGCCGCCCAGGGACCGCCCAACGAGGACGTCGGACTCGACCCGTACGGGAGCGGGGCGTTCGCCCCGCCCGGCACCTTCGTCCCGCCCGAGCAGGCCCCGCCGACACGCGTTCCGCCCGTGTCCTCCCCGGAAGGCATCCGATGA
- the narH gene encoding nitrate reductase subunit beta, which produces MRVMAQIAMVMNLDKCIGCHTCSVTCKQTWTNRSGVEYAWFNNVETKPGVGYPRRYEDQEQWKGGWMLDKRGRLVLRSGGRVKRLLSLFSNPDLPSIEDYYEPVTYDYDNLVSAPAGKDVPVARPHSVLTGKPTAITWGANWEDSLGGAPEHAGGDPNLTGEWAEKVKFEFEQTFLFHLPRLCEHCLNPACVSACPSGAMYKRVEDGIVLVDQDRCRGWRMCVTACPYKKVYVNHATGKAEKCTFCFPRIEAGQPTVCSETCVGRLRYLGLLLYDADRVGEAAATPNEQDLLDAQRGVFLDPFDPEVIAAARESGIPEDWLNAARRSPVYALVSKYKVALPLHPEYRTLPMVWYVPPLSPVLDAVTSAGGDQDDPDHVFAAVTRLRIPLEYLAELFTAGDTDVVAGVLMKLTALRSYMRQKTLGEAAEETTVKAVGLTAREAEDLHRLLAVAKYKDRYVVPAAHKEDAAALSAMENRCPVETSGEPAERKVMLGIPTLRRRNPEAPAGGHA; this is translated from the coding sequence ATGCGTGTCATGGCACAGATCGCGATGGTGATGAACCTCGACAAGTGCATCGGCTGCCACACCTGCTCGGTCACCTGCAAGCAGACGTGGACCAACCGCTCGGGTGTCGAGTACGCCTGGTTCAACAACGTCGAGACCAAGCCCGGTGTCGGCTACCCGCGCCGCTACGAGGACCAGGAGCAGTGGAAGGGCGGCTGGATGCTCGACAAGCGCGGGCGACTCGTCCTGCGCTCGGGGGGCCGCGTCAAGCGGCTGCTGTCGCTGTTCTCCAACCCCGACCTGCCGTCCATCGAGGACTACTACGAGCCGGTCACCTACGACTACGACAACCTCGTATCCGCCCCGGCCGGTAAGGACGTCCCGGTCGCCCGCCCCCACTCCGTCCTCACCGGCAAACCCACCGCCATCACCTGGGGCGCCAACTGGGAGGACAGCCTCGGCGGCGCGCCCGAGCACGCGGGCGGCGACCCCAACCTCACCGGGGAATGGGCCGAGAAGGTGAAGTTCGAGTTCGAGCAGACCTTCCTGTTCCACCTGCCCCGCCTGTGCGAGCACTGCCTCAACCCGGCCTGCGTGTCGGCCTGCCCGTCCGGGGCGATGTACAAGCGGGTCGAGGACGGCATCGTCCTGGTCGACCAGGACCGCTGCCGGGGCTGGCGCATGTGCGTGACCGCGTGCCCGTACAAGAAGGTGTACGTCAACCACGCCACCGGCAAGGCCGAGAAGTGCACCTTCTGCTTCCCACGCATCGAAGCTGGCCAGCCCACTGTCTGCTCCGAGACCTGCGTCGGCCGGCTGCGCTACCTCGGCCTCCTGCTCTACGACGCCGACCGCGTCGGCGAGGCCGCGGCCACCCCGAACGAGCAGGACCTGCTGGACGCACAGCGCGGTGTCTTTCTCGACCCGTTCGATCCCGAGGTGATCGCGGCCGCACGGGAGTCCGGCATTCCGGAGGACTGGCTGAATGCGGCCCGTCGCTCGCCGGTGTACGCGCTGGTGTCGAAGTACAAGGTGGCGCTGCCGCTGCACCCGGAGTACCGCACGCTGCCGATGGTCTGGTACGTGCCGCCGCTCTCCCCGGTCCTGGACGCGGTCACCTCCGCGGGCGGCGACCAGGACGACCCGGACCATGTGTTCGCCGCCGTCACCCGGCTGCGCATCCCGCTGGAGTATCTCGCCGAGCTGTTCACCGCCGGGGACACGGACGTGGTTGCCGGGGTGCTGATGAAGCTGACCGCGCTGCGCTCCTACATGCGGCAGAAGACGCTCGGCGAGGCCGCCGAGGAGACCACGGTCAAGGCCGTGGGGCTGACCGCCCGGGAGGCAGAGGACCTGCACCGGCTGCTCGCGGTGGCCAAGTACAAGGACCGCTACGTCGTTCCCGCGGCCCACAAGGAGGACGCGGCCGCCCTGAGCGCCATGGAGAACCGCTGCCCGGTGGAGACCTCCGGTGAACCGGCCGAGCGGAAGGTCATGCTCGGCATTCCCACCCTGCGCCGCCGCAACCCCGAAGCCCCCGCCGGAGGCCACGCGTGA
- the narI gene encoding respiratory nitrate reductase subunit gamma, whose product MSTAASLVATSGPDLLLWVALPYICLAVFVVGHVWRYRQDQFGWTSHTSQLLENRWLRWGSPLFHLGAFMVIAGHVVGLAVPASWTEAAGISEHAYHTTAVAAGSVAGAAMVTGLGMLCARRLLTRRIRLSTDRSDKLLFPLLAATVLLGISATAAHNVFGPGYDYRETVSVWFRGIFTLRPQPEAIAGAPLLFQLHALSACLLFALWPFTRLVHVWSVPIGYLARPYLVYRRRAVPAADSAVRLPSGTARSGRGAA is encoded by the coding sequence ATGAGCACCGCCGCCTCCCTCGTCGCCACCAGCGGACCAGACCTGCTGCTGTGGGTGGCGCTCCCCTACATCTGCCTGGCCGTGTTCGTCGTCGGGCATGTGTGGCGCTACCGCCAGGACCAGTTCGGCTGGACTTCCCACACCAGCCAGCTGCTGGAGAACCGCTGGCTGCGCTGGGGCAGCCCGCTGTTCCACCTCGGCGCCTTCATGGTGATCGCCGGGCATGTCGTGGGGCTCGCCGTGCCCGCCTCGTGGACCGAAGCGGCCGGCATCAGCGAGCACGCGTACCACACCACAGCCGTCGCGGCGGGTTCCGTGGCGGGCGCGGCCATGGTCACCGGGCTCGGCATGCTGTGCGCCAGGCGGCTGCTGACCCGGCGGATCCGGCTCAGCACCGACCGCAGTGACAAGCTGCTCTTCCCACTGCTTGCCGCGACCGTCCTGCTGGGCATCTCCGCCACGGCCGCGCACAACGTCTTCGGCCCCGGCTACGACTACCGGGAGACCGTCTCCGTCTGGTTCCGCGGCATCTTCACCCTCCGGCCGCAGCCCGAGGCCATCGCCGGTGCGCCGTTGCTGTTCCAACTGCACGCTCTGAGCGCCTGCCTGCTCTTCGCCCTCTGGCCGTTCACCCGGCTGGTGCATGTGTGGAGCGTCCCGATCGGATACCTCGCCCGGCCCTACCTGGTGTACCGGAGGCGGGCCGTGCCGGCGGCCGACTCGGCCGTGCGACTCCCCAGCGGGACGGCCCGCTCGGGGCGGGGCGCCGCGTGA
- a CDS encoding DUF6457 domain-containing protein gives MDDVLAQWTAAVKADLGIDLEVDRSLLLSLAGDAAHGVARPAAPLTTFLVGYAAGSAGGGWDAVAAAVRRAGELAASWAAEDDHRPSAPGTPGGTR, from the coding sequence ATGGACGACGTACTGGCGCAGTGGACCGCCGCCGTGAAAGCCGACCTGGGCATAGACCTCGAGGTCGACCGATCGCTCCTGCTCAGCCTCGCGGGCGACGCCGCTCACGGCGTCGCCCGGCCCGCCGCCCCGCTCACCACCTTCCTCGTCGGATACGCGGCGGGGAGCGCCGGCGGTGGGTGGGACGCGGTGGCAGCCGCAGTCCGGCGCGCAGGAGAACTCGCGGCCAGCTGGGCCGCCGAGGACGACCACCGTCCGAGCGCGCCCGGGACACCCGGCGGTACCCGTTAA
- a CDS encoding TIGR04053 family radical SAM/SPASM domain-containing protein has translation MSGARAIRRQHQNVADKPFIVIWESTRACPLACLHCRAEAVPDRDPRELDTAAARDLIRQVAAFGQPAPLFVITGGDPFQRPDLLELIEYGGEAGVRVAVSPSGTPTLTPERLREVHTAGAVGLSLSLDGSTAELHDGFRGVPGVYRWTLDAWDAARALGMKVQINTTVARHNLHDLPDIVRLVRDHGAMLWSAFFLVPTGRGRQLGVLTPAETEDVLNFVYDVGLTVPAKTTEAHHFRRVALQRKVLADIGDDHVAVLRLGPLYEELRDRSAELGLDAGGRHARRPPLDVNAGRGFVFVSHTGTVHPSGFLPLGAGSVRTRPLTEIYRTSELFTGLRDADRLGGRCGACEFRRVCGGSRSRAYGVTGDPYAEEPWCGYRPRSFPYQRELAALLAGSADAELPGRSPVHPFPAEHRTEQQETT, from the coding sequence GTGAGCGGCGCGCGGGCGATCCGCCGACAGCACCAGAACGTCGCGGACAAGCCGTTCATCGTGATCTGGGAGTCCACTCGAGCCTGCCCGCTGGCCTGCCTGCATTGCCGTGCCGAGGCCGTCCCCGACCGCGACCCGCGCGAGCTGGACACCGCCGCAGCCAGGGACCTGATCCGGCAGGTGGCCGCGTTCGGACAACCCGCCCCCCTGTTCGTCATCACTGGTGGGGATCCGTTCCAGCGCCCCGACCTGCTGGAGCTGATCGAGTACGGGGGAGAGGCGGGGGTGCGGGTGGCCGTGTCCCCTTCGGGCACCCCGACTCTCACGCCCGAGCGGCTGCGGGAGGTGCACACGGCCGGTGCCGTCGGGCTCTCGCTCAGCTTGGATGGCTCCACCGCCGAACTGCACGACGGATTCCGCGGCGTGCCCGGGGTGTACCGGTGGACGCTGGACGCCTGGGACGCTGCTCGTGCGCTCGGCATGAAGGTGCAGATCAACACCACGGTCGCCCGGCACAACCTGCACGACCTGCCGGACATCGTCCGTCTCGTACGCGACCACGGGGCGATGCTGTGGAGTGCCTTCTTCCTGGTGCCCACGGGGCGTGGTCGGCAGCTCGGCGTGCTCACCCCCGCCGAGACGGAGGACGTCCTGAACTTCGTGTACGACGTCGGTCTGACTGTGCCCGCCAAGACCACCGAGGCTCACCACTTCCGTCGGGTCGCGCTCCAGCGCAAGGTGCTCGCGGACATCGGCGACGATCACGTGGCCGTGCTGCGACTCGGGCCGCTCTACGAGGAGTTGCGCGACCGGTCCGCCGAGCTGGGCCTGGATGCCGGAGGCCGGCACGCCCGCCGGCCTCCGCTGGACGTCAATGCGGGCCGCGGCTTCGTCTTCGTGTCGCACACCGGCACCGTGCACCCCAGCGGCTTCCTGCCCTTGGGCGCCGGCAGCGTGCGCACGCGGCCACTGACCGAGATCTACCGGACCTCCGAGCTGTTCACCGGCCTCCGAGATGCAGACCGGCTCGGTGGGCGGTGTGGAGCGTGCGAGTTCCGCCGCGTCTGCGGCGGATCCCGCTCCCGCGCGTACGGCGTCACCGGCGATCCGTATGCCGAAGAGCCGTGGTGCGGATACCGGCCCCGGTCCTTCCCGTACCAGAGGGAACTGGCCGCGCTGCTGGCCGGCAGTGCCGACGCGGAGCTGCCCGGCCGATCGCCGGTTCACCCTTTCCCGGCCGAACACCGTACAGAGCAACAGGAAACCACGTGA